In the genome of Nasonia vitripennis strain AsymCx chromosome 4 unlocalized genomic scaffold, Nvit_psr_1.1 chr4_random0003, whole genome shotgun sequence, one region contains:
- the LOC116417049 gene encoding uncharacterized protein LOC116417049: MVSGILQHFNDDNPNVSQVKTTKTLSKNSTVNTDMVVPKEVSVVLTSVDNQKSKLHSSTSRMSTVQTSKLPKKNDNVKMESTNSNPKPHNKENSSPSPSSSINRKRSNSTDLEDFAAADIIPKKQIKPNNSKSENSQVKIKSVINLNEQIATLKINKYLEIKELKEKNAKLQQEIEKLTKQKESYKKKYVQKENDYISLLKLNQDFQQSVIESNKEKEEMFNRLTEAQQSVQIGYDLPAIGSRRTSGNMKRYHIGRDIWLSENEYTGILNTSKSPSQLAGYIITLVFSVDELLTSTKSGFKSRRSGEGKVKCGKLDEVKLACEEFYKYWMINIYTPVTKKRCKIFYSRDDQISPLRWKKNC; the protein is encoded by the exons atggTTAGTGGTATATTGCAACACTTTAACGATGACAATCCCAACGTATCTCAAGTG aAAACAACGAAGACTCTCTCAAAAAATAGTACCGTCAATACTGATATG gtTGTACCAAAAGAAGTTAGTGTAGTACTTACATCTGTTGACAATCAAAAGTCAAAATTGCATAGTTCTACATCAAGGATGTCTACAGTACAAACATCTAAATTGCCAAAGAAAAATGACAACGTAAAGATGGAAAGTACAAATAGTAATCCTAAG ccTCATAACAAAGAAAACAGCAGTCCGTCTCCTTCTAGCTCAATAAATAGAAAAAGGTCCAATTCAACTGATTTAGAAGATTTTGCAGCTGCAGATATAATACCAAAGAAACAAATTAAACCTAATAatagtaaaagtgaaaatagTCAAGTAAAG ATAAAATCAGTGATTAATTTGAATGAGCAGATAGCAACcctcaaaataaataaatatctcgAAATCAAAGAGTTAAAGGAAAAGAATGCAAAGCTTCAAcaagaaatagaaaaattgaCTAAACAAAAAGAGTCGTACaagaaaaaatatgtacaaaaagaGAATGACTAtatatcattattaaaattaaatcaagaTTTTCAGCAATCTGTGATTGAAAGcaacaaagaaaaagagg aaaTGTTCAACAGACTCACTGAAGCCCAACAATCAGTACAGATTGGATATGATTTACCAGCAATCGGTAGTCGTAGAACCTCTGGCAACATGAAAAGG TATCATATTGGTCGTGATATATGGCTGTCAGAGAATGAATACACGGGTATCTTAAACACCTCGAAGTCACCTAGTCAGTTAGCTGggtatattattacacttgtcTTTTCTGTTGACGAACTACTGACAAGTACCAAGTCAGGCTTCAAAAGTAGGAGAAGTGGCGAAGGAAAAGTGAAATGTGGAAAATTAGATGAAGTAAAATTGGCATGTGaag aattttacaaatattggATGATAAATATATACACTCCAGTTACCAAAAAaagatgtaaaattttttactcaaGAGACGACCAAATTTCACCACTAcgctggaaaaaaaattgctga